A portion of the Roseovarius sp. SCSIO 43702 genome contains these proteins:
- the murB gene encoding UDP-N-acetylmuramate dehydrogenase has product MPQLPDTRGRLTPDRPLADLTWLRVGGAADWLFQPADHEDLAAFLRDLDPAVAVFPMGVGSNLIVRDGGLRAVVIRLGRGFNGIEIEGTRVTAGAAALDAHVARKAADAGLDLTFLRTIPGAIGGAVRMNAGCYGTYTADHFVSATAITRAGKAVTLRASDLDFRYRQTDLPEGAVITSATFDAPRGDPEALHERMAAQLRKRDETQPTKDRTAGSTFRNPAGHSSTGRADDTHELKAWKVIDDAGMRGATRGGAQMSPKHPNFLVNTGTATAADLEGLGEEVRKKVFQTSGIELQWEIMRVGETAPE; this is encoded by the coding sequence ATGCCCCAACTTCCCGACACGCGCGGCAGGCTCACGCCCGACCGGCCGCTCGCCGATCTCACCTGGTTGCGGGTGGGGGGCGCGGCGGACTGGCTGTTCCAGCCTGCCGATCACGAGGATCTCGCCGCCTTCCTGCGCGATCTCGACCCTGCCGTCGCAGTCTTCCCGATGGGCGTCGGCTCGAACCTCATCGTGCGCGACGGCGGACTGCGCGCGGTGGTCATTCGCCTCGGGCGCGGCTTCAACGGGATCGAGATCGAGGGCACCCGCGTCACTGCCGGGGCCGCCGCGCTCGACGCCCATGTCGCGCGCAAGGCTGCCGATGCCGGGCTGGACCTCACCTTCCTGCGCACGATCCCCGGCGCCATCGGCGGCGCGGTGCGGATGAACGCGGGCTGCTACGGCACATATACCGCAGACCACTTCGTCTCGGCCACCGCGATCACACGCGCAGGCAAGGCGGTCACGCTCAGAGCGTCCGACCTCGATTTCCGCTACCGCCAGACCGACCTGCCCGAGGGTGCCGTCATCACCTCGGCCACCTTCGATGCCCCGCGGGGCGACCCCGAGGCCCTGCACGAGCGGATGGCCGCGCAACTCCGGAAGCGCGACGAAACGCAACCAACGAAGGATCGCACTGCCGGCTCGACCTTCCGCAACCCGGCGGGCCATTCCAGCACCGGCCGCGCCGACGACACCCACGAGCTCAAGGCGTGGAAGGTCATCGACGACGCGGGGATGCGCGGTGCCACGCGCGGCGGCGCACAGATGAGCCCCAAGCATCCCAACTTCCTCGTCAACACCGGCACCGCCACGGCCGCCGACCTCGAAGGACTGGGCGAGGAGGTGCGAAAAAAGGTTTTCCAAACCAGTGGAATAGAGTTACAGTGGGAAATCATGAGGGTCGGCGAAACGGCCCCGGAATAG
- a CDS encoding DUF2484 family protein → MSVSLILACLWALVANLLAMLPSRDNYWRAAYVLIALGVPIVGFVTYQNGPWVGLFVLGAGMSMLRWPVIYLGRWLRDRVT, encoded by the coding sequence ATGAGCGTCTCGCTGATCCTCGCCTGTCTCTGGGCGCTCGTCGCCAATCTCCTGGCGATGCTGCCCAGCCGCGACAACTACTGGCGCGCGGCCTACGTCCTGATCGCGCTCGGTGTCCCGATCGTGGGTTTCGTGACCTACCAGAACGGGCCGTGGGTCGGCCTCTTCGTCCTGGGGGCGGGGATGTCGATGCTGCGCTGGCCGGTGATCTATCTCGGCCGCTGGTTGCGCGACCGCGTGACCTGA
- a CDS encoding D-alanine--D-alanine ligase, with the protein MGGPSAEREVSLSSGRECAAALRDEGFEVVEVDAGHDLASRLVEISPDVVFNALHGRWGEDGCVQGMLEWLRIPYTHSGVLASSLAMDKQRCKDVYAAAGLPFMESILTDRASVEAAHAMTPPYVVKPYNEGSSVGVYIVREAANGPPTLSPDMPERVMVETYAPGRELTTTVMGDRALTVTDIITDGWYDYHAKYSVGGSRHVVPAEIPSEIFDACLDYARRAHDALGCRGFSRTDFRWDEGRGLAGLILLETNTQPGMTPTSLSPEQAQAAGIGFGAFCRWIVEDASCDR; encoded by the coding sequence ATGGGCGGGCCCTCGGCAGAGCGCGAGGTCTCCCTGTCATCAGGACGCGAATGCGCCGCCGCATTGCGGGACGAAGGATTCGAGGTGGTCGAGGTCGATGCCGGCCACGACCTCGCATCGCGTCTCGTCGAGATATCTCCCGATGTGGTCTTCAACGCGCTCCACGGTCGCTGGGGCGAGGATGGGTGCGTGCAGGGCATGCTCGAATGGCTGCGCATTCCCTATACACATTCCGGAGTCCTCGCCTCGTCGCTCGCCATGGACAAGCAGCGCTGCAAGGACGTTTATGCCGCTGCCGGCCTTCCCTTCATGGAAAGCATCCTGACCGACCGCGCGTCGGTCGAGGCGGCCCATGCCATGACACCGCCCTACGTGGTGAAGCCCTATAACGAGGGGTCCTCGGTCGGTGTCTACATCGTGCGGGAGGCCGCGAACGGCCCGCCCACGCTCTCGCCGGACATGCCCGAGCGCGTGATGGTCGAGACTTACGCGCCGGGCCGCGAACTCACCACGACCGTGATGGGGGATCGCGCGCTGACCGTGACCGACATCATCACCGACGGCTGGTATGACTACCACGCCAAGTATTCGGTCGGCGGCTCGCGCCACGTGGTCCCCGCCGAGATACCGTCCGAGATATTCGACGCCTGCCTCGACTATGCGCGCCGTGCCCATGACGCGCTTGGCTGTCGCGGGTTCAGCCGCACCGATTTCCGCTGGGACGAGGGGCGCGGCCTCGCCGGTCTCATCCTGCTCGAGACGAACACCCAGCCCGGCATGACCCCAACCTCGCTCAGCCCCGAACAGGCGCAGGCGGCGGGGATCGGCTTCGGCGCCTTCTGCCGCTGGATCGTGGAGGACGCGTCATGCGACCGGTGA
- a CDS encoding cell division protein FtsQ/DivIB codes for MRPVKSLNDPAPSRLSYRMQRLMLTPLFRRLLRVGLPFGISFAAASFWLSDPDVQQKVVTTALDLRQQIEERPEFMVRLLEVEGASDNVAADIRNVFPMPLPASSFDLDLDQIRRTIEDLPAVASAAVHLRQGGVLELRVTEREPVAILRTRKGLSLIDIEGVSIAEVDRLADFMSMPLITGEGARKHVAEALALDAAAGPLQGRMLGLVRMGERRWDVVLDRDQRILLPEAAPVRALERVIVLDETQDMLERDIAVVDMRLAERPAIRMRERAVDAWWQVRNSSAGVETE; via the coding sequence ATGCGACCGGTGAAGTCCCTGAACGACCCCGCCCCGTCGCGGCTCAGCTACCGGATGCAGCGGCTCATGCTGACGCCGCTCTTCCGGCGGCTCCTGCGCGTGGGTCTGCCCTTCGGGATCAGCTTCGCGGCGGCGAGCTTCTGGCTTTCCGACCCGGACGTGCAGCAGAAGGTCGTCACCACCGCGCTCGACCTGCGCCAGCAGATCGAGGAGCGGCCCGAATTCATGGTCCGCCTGCTCGAGGTCGAAGGCGCAAGCGACAACGTGGCCGCCGACATCCGCAACGTGTTTCCCATGCCGCTCCCGGCAAGCTCGTTCGACCTCGATCTCGACCAGATCCGGCGCACGATCGAGGATCTTCCCGCCGTGGCAAGTGCCGCCGTGCATCTGCGGCAGGGCGGCGTACTGGAACTGCGCGTGACCGAGCGCGAGCCGGTCGCCATCCTGCGCACGCGCAAGGGGCTGAGCCTCATCGACATCGAGGGCGTCTCCATAGCCGAGGTCGACCGGCTGGCCGATTTCATGTCCATGCCTCTCATCACGGGCGAGGGCGCCCGCAAGCACGTGGCCGAAGCGCTCGCGCTCGACGCGGCGGCGGGCCCGCTTCAGGGGCGGATGCTGGGTCTCGTGCGGATGGGCGAGCGGCGCTGGGATGTCGTGCTGGACCGCGACCAGCGCATCCTTCTGCCCGAGGCCGCGCCGGTGCGCGCGCTCGAGCGGGTGATCGTGCTCGACGAAACGCAGGACATGCTCGAGCGCGACATCGCGGTCGTGGACATGCGGCTGGCCGAACGGCCCGCCATCAGGATGAGGGAGCGCGCCGTCGATGCCTGGTGGCAGGTGCGCAATTCGAGTGCAGGGGTGGAAACGGAATGA